A stretch of the Clostridiales bacterium genome encodes the following:
- a CDS encoding carbohydrate ABC transporter permease encodes MGTRDRNGMIKLIAIYGLLICIGFIYLYPILYMISASFMTLDDLLDSSIQWIPSSFNLDNYRQAGASMNYGNSLLQSFLIAGLPTLCNLVACSLTGYGLARYKFRGKGIIIGLIILTFVLPRQITMIPTYSMYANLGILNSVWAFIVPAIVAQGLNAPIFIMIFWQFFRNVPQALVEAAKIDGAGHFKSFFSISLPTAAPAFITVALFSFVWYWNEFYLTQLFVHGVLVESSLTTLIIQLQNFNTNYSSYAQTAASGATNLNESIKMAGTLIAVLPLMILYFVLQRHFVESIDRTGITGE; translated from the coding sequence CTGGGCACCCGCGACCGGAACGGCATGATCAAGCTGATTGCCATTTACGGCCTGCTGATCTGCATCGGGTTCATCTACCTGTATCCGATCCTGTACATGATCTCCGCGTCCTTCATGACGCTGGATGACCTGCTGGATTCCTCGATCCAGTGGATTCCGTCCAGCTTCAACCTGGACAACTACCGGCAGGCGGGCGCCAGCATGAACTACGGAAACTCCCTGCTGCAGAGTTTCCTGATTGCCGGGCTGCCCACGCTGTGCAACCTTGTGGCCTGCAGCCTGACCGGCTACGGCCTGGCCCGGTACAAATTCCGGGGCAAGGGCATCATCATCGGGCTGATTATCCTGACATTCGTGCTGCCGCGGCAGATTACGATGATTCCCACCTACAGCATGTACGCGAACCTGGGCATCCTGAACAGCGTGTGGGCGTTCATCGTACCGGCAATTGTGGCCCAGGGGCTGAACGCGCCGATCTTCATCATGATCTTCTGGCAGTTCTTCCGGAACGTGCCGCAGGCCCTGGTGGAGGCGGCGAAGATTGACGGTGCCGGGCACTTCAAGAGCTTTTTCTCCATCTCATTGCCGACGGCGGCTCCGGCGTTCATCACGGTGGCCCTGTTTTCCTTCGTGTGGTACTGGAACGAGTTTTACCTGACGCAGCTGTTTGTGCACGGCGTGCTGGTGGAAAGCAGCCTGACCACGTTGATCATTCAGCTGCAGAACTTCAACACGAACTACTCCAGCTATGCGCAGACCGCGGCGAGCGGCGCCACGAACCTGAATGAGTCCATCAAGATGGCCGGCACGCTGATCGCCGTACTGCCGCTGATGATCCTGTACTTTGTGCTGCAACGCCACTTTGTGGAAAGCATCGACCGGACCGGTATCACCGGTGAGTAA
- a CDS encoding sugar ABC transporter permease, whose amino-acid sequence MFVLPWIIGAAVFLVYPLFMSFWYALNNIRLTSEGMRFTFLAQGNFTQILLSDPDFLPELVDYLLSTVISVPVIVVFAMMIALMLNEKIKGKGFFRLIFFLPVIIVSGPILNSLTEQNAGTISVIDTQAVTGAISSFLPEVIATPIAGLFSNMVTILWYSGVPILIFLSALQKIDKSQYEAAYVDGASGWEMFWKITLPSLKPMILLNCVYTIVFVSSNDQNKLIGLIKSAMFSGTSEKGYGYASAMAWLYSLVVLLLVGIFALIFMTRKDRYEKDARKADRKAKAERRKVLKIQRRQARHAKKYNRPTVR is encoded by the coding sequence ATGTTCGTGCTGCCGTGGATCATCGGCGCAGCAGTATTCCTGGTATATCCGCTGTTTATGAGCTTCTGGTATGCACTGAACAACATCCGCCTGACCTCGGAGGGCATGCGGTTTACGTTCCTCGCGCAGGGCAACTTCACCCAGATCCTGCTGAGTGACCCGGATTTTCTGCCGGAGCTGGTGGATTACCTGCTGAGCACAGTGATTTCCGTACCGGTGATCGTGGTGTTCGCGATGATGATCGCGCTGATGCTGAACGAGAAGATCAAAGGCAAGGGGTTCTTCCGGCTGATCTTCTTCCTGCCGGTGATTATCGTATCCGGACCGATCCTGAACTCCCTGACCGAACAGAACGCGGGCACGATTTCCGTGATCGATACGCAGGCGGTGACCGGCGCGATTTCAAGCTTCCTGCCGGAGGTGATCGCCACCCCGATTGCCGGGCTGTTCTCGAACATGGTGACGATCCTGTGGTACTCCGGCGTTCCGATCCTGATTTTCCTGTCCGCCCTGCAGAAGATTGACAAGAGCCAGTATGAAGCGGCGTATGTGGACGGCGCTTCCGGATGGGAAATGTTCTGGAAGATCACGCTTCCGTCGCTGAAGCCGATGATCCTGCTGAACTGCGTATACACGATCGTATTTGTTTCCTCGAACGACCAGAACAAGCTGATCGGCCTGATCAAGAGCGCCATGTTCTCCGGAACATCGGAGAAAGGATACGGATACGCCTCCGCCATGGCGTGGCTGTATTCCCTGGTGGTGCTCCTGCTGGTCGGCATATTTGCCCTGATATTCATGACCCGGAAAGACCGGTATGAGAAGGACGCGAGAAAGGCGGACCGGAAAGCGAAGGCTGAGCGCCGGAAGGTGCTGAAAATCCAAAGGAGGCAGGCACGGCATGCAAAGAAGTACAACCGTCCCACCGTCCGCTGA
- a CDS encoding YIP1 family protein → MHDGKGQETVKRNAETGKRFAAGLLAALVLFLMLFSAAGADTPYVTYTVNGYGDIQETQTAYLAKQAIVKFGDQSFSSPDDLFVTDDGTIYVADTKNHRILAGTADGTLKAEIGKGTLQTPKGVFVTKDGHVYAADRDAEAVFEFGPDGTLLNTYGKPDNPLYGEGLSFMPIKVVVNDAGILFVICESNTNGIVEISPIDGGTFLGYFGTNYASADFRTIIYRAILTEAQRAKMVSNIPATPDNLAIDARGLIYTVTRGDGLKTVKRLNIAGINLIDSAESVDIPASIAAGNHNNIYVADQKGFVYEYNNDGELIFVYGGKDDGNNRIGLFTTVSAIDVDAQDRLYVLDSASGMIQVFEPTEFTDLIHEALYLYSIGRYTESKEPLQQVLDMNSLFDVANRAMGRAYFQEENYETALKYARLAKDRTGYSDAFWEIRNIWLKKYVTWIFAAAIAAFILWKVWKAVDRKIRLSEKLRKGMKRKEGGLRDNLAYSFFYMRHPIDGSYGIAREGRASWGASAVLLVIFILEFLADKYLCGFLQKTIQDGRYEIFSDIGMILVTVAGLTLCNYLVCTINDGEGRVKQIFTYFCYSLTPYILLTPVCFLLSHVLTTNEQFLITLIRLLIYGWSAVLIVLGIKEVNNYTAKETAKVIFLTIFTVLILALIIFIIYVLWAQVFEFVSALFGEAVYRVG, encoded by the coding sequence ATGCATGACGGGAAGGGACAAGAAACCGTGAAAAGGAATGCTGAAACCGGGAAGAGATTTGCCGCGGGGCTGCTGGCAGCGCTGGTGCTTTTCCTGATGCTGTTTTCCGCGGCCGGGGCGGATACGCCCTACGTCACCTACACGGTGAACGGCTACGGAGACATCCAGGAAACCCAGACCGCATACCTGGCAAAGCAGGCGATCGTCAAGTTCGGCGACCAGTCCTTCTCCAGTCCGGACGACCTGTTTGTAACGGATGACGGCACGATCTATGTGGCGGATACGAAAAACCACCGCATCCTGGCCGGAACGGCGGACGGAACCCTGAAGGCCGAGATCGGGAAGGGCACGCTGCAGACCCCCAAAGGCGTGTTTGTGACGAAGGACGGGCATGTATACGCGGCGGACCGGGACGCGGAAGCGGTGTTTGAATTCGGCCCGGACGGGACGCTGCTGAATACCTACGGCAAGCCGGACAACCCGCTGTACGGCGAAGGGCTTTCCTTCATGCCGATCAAGGTGGTTGTGAATGACGCGGGAATCCTGTTTGTGATTTGCGAGAGCAACACGAACGGTATCGTGGAGATTTCACCGATCGACGGGGGAACGTTCCTGGGCTATTTCGGCACCAACTATGCCTCGGCGGATTTCCGGACGATCATTTACCGGGCGATCCTGACGGAAGCCCAGCGGGCCAAGATGGTCAGCAATATCCCCGCCACGCCGGACAACCTCGCGATTGACGCGCGCGGCCTGATCTATACGGTAACCCGTGGCGACGGCCTGAAGACCGTGAAACGGCTGAACATCGCCGGCATCAACCTGATTGACAGCGCCGAAAGCGTGGATATTCCCGCCTCCATCGCGGCCGGCAACCACAACAACATCTATGTGGCCGACCAGAAGGGATTCGTTTACGAGTACAACAACGACGGGGAACTGATCTTCGTTTACGGCGGCAAGGATGACGGCAACAACCGGATCGGCCTGTTCACGACCGTTTCGGCGATCGACGTGGACGCACAGGACCGGCTGTATGTGCTGGACTCCGCTTCCGGCATGATCCAGGTGTTTGAGCCGACGGAATTCACGGACCTGATCCATGAAGCCCTGTACCTGTACTCGATCGGCCGGTATACCGAAAGCAAGGAGCCGCTGCAGCAGGTGCTGGATATGAACAGCCTGTTTGACGTGGCGAACCGGGCCATGGGCCGGGCTTACTTCCAGGAAGAAAACTACGAGACCGCCCTGAAGTACGCGCGGCTGGCGAAGGACCGGACCGGATACTCGGACGCTTTCTGGGAAATCCGGAACATCTGGCTGAAAAAATATGTGACCTGGATTTTCGCAGCGGCCATCGCGGCCTTCATCCTGTGGAAGGTATGGAAGGCCGTGGACCGGAAGATCCGGCTTTCCGAAAAGCTCCGGAAGGGGATGAAACGGAAGGAAGGCGGCCTGCGGGACAACCTGGCCTACAGTTTCTTCTACATGCGGCATCCGATTGACGGAAGCTACGGCATCGCCCGGGAAGGCCGCGCCAGCTGGGGCGCTTCCGCCGTACTGCTGGTGATCTTCATCCTGGAGTTCCTGGCGGACAAGTACCTGTGCGGCTTCCTGCAGAAGACGATCCAGGACGGCCGGTATGAGATATTCTCCGACATCGGGATGATCCTGGTGACCGTGGCCGGGCTGACGCTGTGCAACTACCTGGTGTGTACGATCAATGACGGCGAAGGCCGGGTGAAGCAGATTTTCACCTATTTCTGCTACAGCCTGACGCCGTACATCCTGCTGACGCCGGTGTGCTTCCTGCTCAGCCATGTGCTGACCACAAACGAGCAGTTCCTGATCACGCTGATCCGGCTGCTGATCTACGGCTGGTCGGCAGTACTGATCGTGCTGGGAATCAAGGAGGTTAACAACTACACCGCGAAGGAGACGGCCAAGGTGATTTTCCTGACCATCTTCACGGTGCTGATCCTGGCCCTGATTATCTTCATCATCTACGTGCTGTGGGCCCAGGTGTTCGAGTTCGTGAGCGCGCTGTTCGGAGAGGCGGTGTATCGCGTTGGGTAA